One Phocoena sinus isolate mPhoSin1 chromosome 14, mPhoSin1.pri, whole genome shotgun sequence genomic region harbors:
- the LMAN1 gene encoding protein ERGIC-53, whose translation MAGSRQRGSRAGARPLFCALLLSLCRFVGGDGVGGHPAAAGATGTPGAQPHRRFEYKYSFKGPHLVQSDGTVPFWAHAGNAIPSSDQIRIAPSLKSQRGSVWTKTKAAFENWEVEVTFRVTGRGRIGADGLAIWYTENQGLEGPVFGSADMWNGVGIFFDSFDNDGKKNNPAIVIIGNNGQIQYDHQNDGANQALASCQRDFRNKPYPVRAKITYYQKTLTVMINNGFTPDKNDYEFCTKVENMIIPAQGHFGISAATGGLADDHDVLSFLTFQLTEPGKEPPTPDKEISEKEKEKYQEEFEHFQQELDKKKEEFQKDHPDLQGQPADELFESVGDRELRQIFEGQNRIHLEIKQLNRQLDMILDEQRRYVSSLTEEISKRGAGIPGQHGQTTQQELDTVVNTQHEILRQVNEMKNSVSESVRLVSGIQHPGSAGGVYETTQHFNDIKEHLHIVKRDIDSLVQRNMPANERLKCPELPPFPSCLSTVHFVIFVVVQTVLFIGYIMYRTQQEAAAKKFF comes from the exons ATGGCGGGATCCAGGCAAAGGGGTTCCCGGGCTGGAGCTCGGCCGCTGTTCTGCGCTTTGCTGCTGTCGCTCTGTCGTTTCGTCGGGGGCGACGGCGTGGGAGGCCACCCGGCAGCTGCCGGCGCCACGGGCACCCCAGGCGCACAGCCACATCGGCGTTTCGAGTACAAATACAGCTTCAAGGGACCGCACCTGGTGCAGAGCGACGGGACCGTGCCCTTCTGGGCCCACGCGGGGA ATGCTATTCCAAGTTCAGATCAAATTCGAATAGCACCATCTTTAAAAAGCCAAAGAGGATCGGTGTGGACAAAGACAAAAGCAGCCTTTGAGAACTGGGAAGTTGAGGTGACATTTCGAGTGACTGGAAGAGGTCGGATTGGAGCTGATGGCCTG GCAATTTGGTATACAGAAAATCAAGGCTTGGAGGGTCCTGTGTTTGGATCAGCTGATATGTGGAATGGTGTTGGaatattttttgattcttttgaCAATGATGGAAAG aaaaataatccTGCAATAGTGATTATAGGCAACAATGGACAAATCCAATATGACCATCAAAA TGATGGTGCTAATCAAGCTTTAGCAAGTTGCCAAAGGGACTTTCGTAATAAACCCTATCCTGTCCGGGCAAAGATTACGTATTACCAGAAAACATTGACA GTAATGATCAATAATGGCTTCACACCAGACAAAAATGATTATGAATTTTGCACCAAAGTGGAAAATATGATTATCCCTGCACAGGGGCATTTTGGAATATCTGCTGCAACTGGAGGTCTTGCGG aTGACCATGATGtcctttcttttctgactttCCAGTTGACTGAGCCTGGGAAAGAGCCG CCTACACCAGATAAAGAAAtttctgagaaagagaaagaaaagtaccaGGAGGAATTTGAGCACTTTCAACAAGAATTGGATAAAAAAAAGGAGGAATTCCAGAAGGACCACCCTGACCTTCAAGGGCAGCCTG CGGATGAATTATTTGAGAGTGTAGGAGATCGTGAGCTGAGACAAATCTTTGAAGGACAGAATCGTATTCATCTTGAAATCAAGCAGCTGAACCGACAGTTAGATATGATTCTTGATGAACAGAGAAGGTATGTCTCTTCCTTGACGGAGGAGATCTCTAAACGAGGAGCAGGAATCCCAGGGCAGCATGGACAG aCCACTCAACAAGAACTGGATACTGTTGTGAACACTCAGCATGAGATTCTGAGACAAGTAAATGAAATGAA GAATTCCGTGAGTGAAAGTGTCAGACTGGTCAGTGGCATACAGCATCCTGGATCTGCAGGGGGCGTTTATGAGACAACCCAGCACTTCAATGACATCAAAGAGCACCTCCACATAGTGAAGCGGGACATAGATAGCTTAGTGCAGCGAAATATG CCAGCAAATGAAAGACTGAAATGTCCAGAACTACCGCCATTTCCATCGTGTCTATCTACGGTGCACTTTGTTATATTTGTAGTGGTACAAACGGTGTTATTCATTGGTTATATCATGTATAG GACTCAGCAAGAAGCAGCTGCCAAAAAATTCTTTTGA